Part of the Sphingobium lignivorans genome is shown below.
GGTGAATGGCGATGCGAACTGGGAGACCTTCCTGTCCATCCTCGTGCCGTTCAACCAGAGCTGGGCGAAGAATGCCTCGGTGCTGCTGTTCTTCGTCTCCGACACGCTGATGCAACTGCCCGAAAGCGCCAATCCCTCGCACAGCCACAGCTTCGATACCGGTGCCGCCTGGGCGCAGATCGGGCTTCAGGCGCACATGCTGGGCTATCATGCGCACGGCATGACCGGCATCGATTTCGACAAGGCGCGCGACCTGCTGGCAGTGCCGGAGCGTTTCCGCGTGGAAGCCGCCGCCGCGATCGGCCGCGCGACCGATCCCTCGGTCCTGCCTGAAGGCCTGCGCGAGCGGGAAGTGCCCAGCGACCGCAAGCCGCTGGCCGAGATCG
Proteins encoded:
- a CDS encoding nitroreductase family protein; this translates as MTNRTTDTALDKLFLDRWSPRAFDGSALPEADLRTILDAGRWAPSAYNYQPWRILYAVNGDANWETFLSILVPFNQSWAKNASVLLFFVSDTLMQLPESANPSHSHSFDTGAAWAQIGLQAHMLGYHAHGMTGIDFDKARDLLAVPERFRVEAAAAIGRATDPSVLPEGLREREVPSDRKPLAEIAYPGKFVA